The nucleotide window GAGTAAAAACATGTGACTAAAAATGCTTTAGCCCAAATTGTTAGTACTAGACTAATCCTACCACATGTAATAATCCACAACACTACCAACTCTTGATATTAAATTACTATTGTATCACAATATgcctttatttatataattactaAATCTGCAATGCCCCCAACCGAGCAGAAAGCTAGGGACGATACAGCGTTGCAATCCTATAAGTTCCCTATATGAATGTAAGGCCAAAAACCAAAACAGATAATTTTCATAGAACATTTATTATATAAGTCAATCAATAATCAATTCCCCCACAGGATATTCATTTCTATTTAAATAGATTAACTACATAATTCAATCAATAAAcgatccaccatgcttccgctatgCCACCCTGAAAAATTGAGGGGTAATCATATGAGCAAACCACAACTTAGTAAACACTGTGACTCACATGCTAGTCAAaacttattataaataaatattttcttaaaaacatatgaaTTATTTATGAATTCAGCACATGCCTTCGAAATATGCATGTATATCAAATACTTTCTTTAtgctcatacaatttataaaaacTTAAACTTTATAtgcatttcaaaatcatgacttgTTAACATAAAATAATTGAATACTTTTCATAATAACAAATATGCATTTCAAATCGCATACAATGTTTATGATACCTTTTGAATCAAGATACATTTAAATAcattttcataataaaaacaTAAGTATAGCTAATGTCACATAGCAGAGTATAAAACATTGtagtgcaaagaaatcattcatATAAATATGGTTAAGAATTCATAAACACAAATATAGCTAAGGTGTACATGTCAGAACATAAGTCGTAGTAGTATCAGACAAGGCCTTAGAATCATGTTTAACCCCTATGGTATAAGTAACACATATATCCTTGTGTCAGGGCCTAGAAGAAACTAGTTTTAGAAATATATTACAACGTATAACCCCTATTGGAAGGGTCCAGATCATAATCATGCTGACCAAACAACTGTAATGttactaaaaataatatatcaatgatTTTTTTACAAAACTAAGAGTTTTAACAAGTCTTTTAGCATATCATTTCAAAACTTATGCAATCATATATCATTTAAAACTAACAATACTCACatatttttcaatttttttcaaatataatgtTGAACAGTTATTTTCATATGAATCAGATAACAAATAACTATTTAAATTTTAAACCATATGCTTTTCCAAATCATCAATATAGACACCCTTTTGTAATTCCTGTAAATAATAAAatgtcataatttatgtaaatcaTATGCATCAACAAATTTCAAACACATGCATTAATATTTTGGAAAACAGACTAGAAAAAGTCATCGGATACTTTCCCTAATCGCATAACCTCGACATAATCATATAATTTCAATGCCTCCTTTTATTTCCTTATTTTTCCAACATCAccatttttcattcttttttttccttcgcCATACAAATATCAAATTAACTAAgaacattaatattcaataatctaTAATCCAAAACACAAATCTAATTGATAAGAATAcaagataattcaaaatcatatcacATATAATTTTCCTAAACTTAATCTGAATTCAGTTGATATCAAACCAAATCCTCAATACAATTTGCTCTTAATTTTCTcctattttctttctcttttctcttgtttTCTTATCTCTGATGCAGATCACTTCTCACTTCCTTCCTCTGTATTTCTTTCTCCTCTGCTCGAattctatttttctttctttttttgtcttcctttcctctcctctctcttccttctccctcctcttctaattttctttttatcttcCTTTCCTCCTCCCCTTTTCTTCTTATCTTTCCTTCTCCATCTCCTTCCCTCTTTTCCCTTCTTGTTctgttcttctcctcctcttctgttctgttttctttttttttcttgttcttctttctgccgtctcttcttcttatctttccttcttcttcctctctcttttcccctcctcttctgttctgttttcctttttttttttttctttcttcttctctgagCCGAggcctctctctttctccttcctcttcttcatttctttcttccttcccttcttcttcttttctttccctttccAGTTTCTTTCTCTACCTCACGCTCCCATGCAGTGCCTCTTTTACTTGTGAGAAAGGCAGCTGAGAGGTGGTGGGAAGCGAGGGGGTGAAAACCCTTCTCTTAACCATTTTTCGGTTTAGCCCCTGTAATTTTTATACGTAGAATTAGGTCCTCGAATTACATTTGGGGTATTACAAAATCCtagctaaacctatgaaaagaattttcttttcAGAAAATGTGTAATCACACAAAACCTCATGTAAAGAGAACTCTATCTGAAAACAACTCAATAATGACAaataattttgttgttgttgttgttgtttttattattataaattcacaAAAAGCCAAACCTAGACTCAGATTGGCTTGATGAAGATTTAAGCTGAATCTGTCCAAGATCATGCTAGTAGATGAACTTTTTAAATAAAGCTAAAGATAGACTGAAGTATCCACTACAATGAAGCAGTCAATACCCCAATTACCCTGCCAGTGTATAACCTCCAGGAAACTGCCCATACTCCTTAAAAATAAGACAAATGTAAAATTTATCAGCACAGCAAAAGCATTAGAAAATGATGACAATCAGTGAGATTATGTATGATATAGTAATACTAGGCCTTAGCATGGACAATATAGCAGTATCAAGAAAACTGCACAATAGTCCATGCACCAGCTGATTATTACACACCTAGTTAGCTTTCACTCAATTTCAGCAAAACCAGATATATTTACTATCAATAATGTCAATAGACAATATTCATGTCAGTGAAAGTGTTATCCCATTTCTACCAGTGGCTTAAGAACATCATCTTAAGCAGACAGTGATGAGTACAACCTAGTAAAATTTTCAGTGCAGatgaatctgaatgaccttggattAAGATGAGCTAGTAAAATTTACCAAAGAGTTCCATATGTAGCATTCAAATCTACATTTGTCTTTACGAATTTGGAACAACAGATGATAATAGAGGCCCACATATCAGCAAACCACGATGATCAGATTTTCTGCAGTACGTATCATTTAAACAAGACAATTAATTCTGCACGAATCCAATCGCAACAGTATTCAATATTCTTGACAATGTATGCCATGATCAACTAAGGAAAGTTTACTCACTAAAACAGTACCAAAAAAAATGTAAATAGATAAATGTAGGACATTAGGAATTTAGAATTATCCTATCATCATCTGCACAACAGAGTAACAGATATCATTAAACACCTGGAGGCATATAGCTTAAGCCCACCCAAAGAAATAAGTTCAATGAACAAAATCCAACATGTATTCAACATCACAAGAAGATTGCAAATGCCTTAGTATCTCTACAGTATATAGCCACAGCTCAATGTGCAGATCATCATAAGGTGATCTGTATGAGGCTAGAGACAAAATATTTAAGAAGTCTTATTTACTCAACCTTTTGTTCTCATGACTGTAATACTACATTGTCCCCCTTCGGTGCGAACTTTTGTTTTGACAATTACAGGCTTCCCAGAAAAAGCTGATGTGGGATTAAAAATGGATGGATCctcatgcttcttatgcttcaatCTTGATGGTGGCGCAGCATGAATTCGTTGATTTATGTCATTCAAAGTGACATCACTGTGAACTCCACAAGGTTCAATGAGAGCAAAAGGATAAGCAATTGAGGTATTCAACTTCCTTGGAATTTTAACGTAAGACTTCTTGCCTGGCTGAGAAGAGGACAACAAACAAACTGATTATGGGGAGATTATGGAAACTAATTGAGTACACGAACAACAGATTGCAAATGCAACAGAACAAGAAGAGTGGAGTCAAGTACCAAGTATACCTTGAAAAACATTCAGATGCACTGGAGCCGGAGTCTCTGGCACCATATCAGTTTCCATGGAAGGTGAATTATGGTAGTACTCTAAATAGCCAGATCAGATACAAGAAGCTTTTCATGAGAGGCTCGTTTTCAGAGTAAAGAACTTGTTAGAGTTGGAGAAAAGGATAAGCACATAATAAAATTACTTTAAAATCAATAGTACCAAAGAAATGTCTGAAGCACATGCAAAAGTCTATGTTCTACTGACCcgtaacatcaactagttgaaagACCACAATATTCTTCCTGCAGGAAGCCACATAATGGCATAAAGACACATGTGAAAATAGAAAACGTGGTGACTAATAAAGTGATAAAAGAGCCGTGACAGACATTTCATCAGGGCTGCATTGTATCTCGCTATCATTCAAGAAATCTGCTAGCCACTCATCTGATGACTGATCCAACCCTCCACAATTAAAGGCTGACCTATCatctaaaataaagatgcagccttAAAATAACTGTATAGAAAATTGTATCATTTCTTCACACAacattatattactacaaaccagaGAAGCCCAAAGTACTGCACTCTAAGCTTTTTGAAACCCCGTCTTCCACCATTTGAACACTCCATCACCTGTACCAAAAAAACAAACAAGCCAACAAAAGTAATGATGCAGTTTACTCAGCAGGGTGACTTCACACAAATGGACCTTAGATGTCAAAAAAGCAGAGTTCATTTGCTCATTTGCAACCTCAGTACTATCAGATGTGAACTGCAGTGTGCGCCACCTTTTAAGCTGCAGGGGTTCCCTACATTCCTCTAACCCTTTGGTGGTGGCATCTAAAATAAATGTCCCGCCAGTTATGAAGAGTTCAAAAAATCACCAAGTGCCGCAGAGAAGCGACCTACCTCTGACATCAGTAATTTGGTGGCCCAGATTTGAACATTTTTTTATGGGAGTATGCTCGTTCAGATTGCAAAACAAATGATCCTcattttggcttacttcatcccaGAATAAGTGAGAGAATTCTGCGGAATTAAGAGTCTGTAAGAAACAACTCCTTGACAGGCTCTTCGAGAATATAACAATACCAGCAACAAACCATTTTGTGAATGTCTGGGCAGACAGTACTCGACTCCTTGCCATTCCCATATTTCACTGCTACTAAGAACACGAAGAAACAATAGCATTACAAGTGAGAAAAAATAGTCAAAGAAAATAAAGTTCTTTGAACAAGGTGCAAAGGCAAATGACAATGCCATGATATACACTAATTCCTTTTGTCTCCCAATAGAAACCTAATTCCTTTGACGCCCAAGGTTAACTATGACAGAAAAGGTATAACACTCAAATTATCATAAGAGTTAATACAAATGGGACGAGATTCATTAAATTTGGTGacaaattttaaagaaaatttcCAGCACCCAAATATGTAGGGACTAAATAGTTATTCAAAACAAATACAAGATATAACTTTAGGAGGAAGAAAAGCGAATCAGAATaagaacataataataataagaatgaaTCATAATCCATTTGTGAACATCCAAACTTCCCATACTTGTGAAAAGATCACTGCAAAAGATTATCCTTTTAACAGAGACAATATTAGAAGAAAGAACTCAAAGATCgccaaaaaataaaacaaaaaaggaaaCCCGAAATCTCAATGAAATCACCAACGCCCCAAATCAGACATCACTTCCCGACGTTCTCAGACTTGAAGTTCCATCAAACAGTATCACATACAAGTtaataaaaaacaaaacaaaacaaaaagggcAGAAAACCCCACTTGTGACTCATGAAGTCGATTATTCTCCAATTCCAAGCCTTCAAAATCCAAAACCATTCGAATCCAACGCAGACCACAATCTATGCAAAGAAGGAACAAAAAATAATCATCGTACAAATTGGCCTTGAGTGGGAGTCGCGCCATGACACTGCCACTCGTCTCCCCTCGCATCTGCGTCTTTCTGCGACAGTGACTGTTATTGGACAAGAGAGTAATGTTAAAAGGGCAAAAAAGAAACACAAACCGTAAGGCTTAGAGTGAGAATAATTCACATTTAATGCCATTTATTTCCTTGAAAAGCTTTTCCTGGAAGGCAATATCGTAAAATCAATCAAACGATTGGGCTTGTAGTAGGTCTGAGTCCGGCACGACCCGGGATTGGCGAACCGACACTGTTGACCGCCCCACCCTCCCTTGACTCGGAGCTCCTTCGGTTAACAGGTTCTCCGATCCAATAATTTAGCAGCTGCAGTTGAGGTTGATTCCCAGCTAATTTGATTGAGCCCGACACCAGTACGAAGAATAGTTTGATAAATATTGAACAACAAGACAGGATTAGTTGGCTTGAtatttaaaagatttttttacaaaaaaaataattagtgGATGAAGactgattttttgtttttttaaagtCAAGCTAACTAGCATCTTCAAAACTAAATTCTTTTGATATGAGTATCAAGGTACCACCATAAtgctgatcatatatatatatatatatatatatatatatatatatatatatatatatatatatatatatatatatatatatatatatgtgtatatgtatatatatatatatatatatatatgtgtatatgtatatatatatattactcggATAATTTCTTTTAACATGAGACTTGGTCTGATTCGACTTTCCAGTTCTCATCTGATCGATAACAAGTCGAGATGATCTGACGGTTGAGCTATGAGGTGAGCATGCATTCATGCGTCTTTGAAGCTGGAAACGTTGCGGCCTGGCTGGTTTGGTCTCAGAATCATGTCTAATGTCTCCTCATCGGTCTTCCCCAGTCGCCATGGACGACCTTTGCTCAGCCTCAGCACCCACACAAAACACTAACACTGTTATAATGCTCTCTTCTCACGATATGCGGAGCACTCTAATTGCTAGCTTTCTGCCTGCTTTCCTACTTCTCTTATCCATTTCCTGCACAAAGATCAGATGTGCCAGCTGCACAAGTTGGAActtggaatttttttttaaagatgattATTTTCCTCTTTGAAGTAATGTTTACTCTTTcctttataaaaaaagaaaaagaaaaaataagattattttagctccatgacGAGATGCATACACAGTTGAAGGTTTCCTTTTTACTTTGAGCTCTTCTTTCGATATCTTGTTTGCTTTTTTAGCTTTGACCTCGATTCCTGTTTCATAAGAAGCTGCAGAGGAAAGAGCCAGATCCCATGAATTAAGTTTATAGTTCCCTCTCAAAGGAAGTCAATTTTCTATTTGATTCTCACGCAAACCTTACAGCGTAGCCATGGATGAAGTTGACATTCCCGAGAGAAGCTTTTGGACTAGGCTTTGGTATACCGACCAGTGTCCCTCCTCTGTTATGTGGCTCTCTCTCACTTCTAAACCTTCATTATATGTGATTGATTTCTTTCTGTCATCTAATTGTTTCCTTCATGCACAAGTTGGCGGGCACGGCGGGTGATGGTGGTGGAATCAGCTTGTATCGTTTGCACAACCCCCCACGATTTGCATCCACTAGTTTACCTTTttcgataaataaaaaaaaaatgcttgcACTTGTTTGTTTGTCATGAAGTTATATAGCTAGAAGGAACCTTTTCTTTTGCCGGTGGCCGTGgctgtggtggtggcggtggcggcagtGGAATCCGATTGGAACAGGTTGCTTGGACATGGGTTGACGTCAACTG belongs to Musa acuminata AAA Group cultivar baxijiao chromosome BXJ1-11, Cavendish_Baxijiao_AAA, whole genome shotgun sequence and includes:
- the LOC103972514 gene encoding protein XRI1-like isoform X1; its protein translation is MVEDGVSKSLECSTLGFSDDRSAFNCGGLDQSSDEWLADFLNDSEIQCSPDEMKNIVVFQLVDVTEYYHNSPSMETDMVPETPAPVHLNVFQGKKSYVKIPRKLNTSIAYPFALIEPCGVHSDVTLNDINQRIHAAPPSRLKHKKHEDPSIFNPTSAFSGKPVIVKTKVRTEGGQCSITVMRTKG
- the LOC103972514 gene encoding protein XRI1-like isoform X2, with product MVEDGVSKSLECSTLGFSDDRSAFNCGGLDQSSDEWLADFLNDSEIQCSPDEMKNIVVFQLVDVTEYYHNSPSMETDMVPETPAPVHLNVFQARQEVLR